The genomic stretch GAAATGACGCGAATATTGTAGAAGGAAAAGGTATCGATGGAACAGCGGATCGCTGATGGCCGGTCGTGTAGCCTTGTTTGCGTTGTGCGGGGCTCGCTGATTAACTAATGGGATCATGTCGACGTAGGACTGATCGTCAGCAGGAAGTGGCGAAAAGGGTTTGAGTGTGAGATCGTTCAGACCAGGGATGCGGCCCATTCCCTGATCTCGTCCCATTTTCGGAAATCGTACGGTTTGGACGGGTCCGCTCCACGTTCCTCGATGGTCTTCCTGGCGTTCTTCATGATCGCCTTGACCAGGAAGCCATACTGCTCGAAGTCCATGACGCCGCCGAAGAGCGCCGTCGAGATGGGCTCGATGCCGTACTTGGTGCCGACCTCGGTGACGTACTTTCTCTTCCATTCCGCGGCCTGTTCCTTCTTGAACTCCACGTCCCCGCAGCAGGCGAAGAGGGCTATCTTCCGACCCTTCATTTCGTCCCTGTTCTTGTCCAGGAACCGCAACGATTCCTTAGACCAGGAACCGGCCATTATGCCGCTGCCGACGACCACGAGCTGGTAGGAGGAGACAGTCTCGTTCTTCCTCGAACGGAGGTCCAGGACCTCGGTGTCGATGCCGTTCGAACGGAGCACGGTAGCGATCTCGTTCGCCACCGCCTCCGTCGAACCATACCTAGTTCCGAACGCCACCAACGCGTTCATCGACCCTCACCCCGGCGACGAAGTCGTTCCGGACCAGGAAGAGATAGCCGATGAACACGACCGGCAGGATGATACCGAGCAGCGCCGTCGGCTGCACCGCGAATATCGCCCAGACGTCGAACACTATGGTTATGGCGCTGATGCCGATAGTACCGATGTATCCCCATCTCCTTCCCTCGAACAGCCCGTAGGTCAGCACGATCCCGCCGATCCCGAGCAGCAGGAACATGACGTTAATGAACAGCTCCACGTCCGATGATACGGCATGCTCGGTAGCCGGCCACCCGTTCTGCAGAACGACTCCCAGTATCCCAAACCTCAATGCGCTCTGGACCAGTGCGAGCACGCACACCGCCAGCAATCCCTTCTTTCTGTTCTCCGTGATCGTCATTTGATTTTCACCTATATGGGCGAAGGAAGGCGGGGTTGATGAGCTCGCGTCAAATGACCGGACGAAGATATGGAACAAGGACGGGGAAGAAGTACCGGTTCTTAGTAGAAATCCGGAAGATGTGGTAATGGACGGTTCAGCCAGTGCTCTTGCCCGAAATCTTGGGCGAGGCGAGCATCTCCTTGAGATAGGAAGTCCGATGGTCCTCGTAGTAGTAGATCGCCTGCAGGATGTTCGGAACGACGGAGACGAACACGCCCTCCTCTTCCAGCT from Methanomassiliicoccales archaeon encodes the following:
- a CDS encoding flavodoxin domain-containing protein, coding for MNALVAFGTRYGSTEAVANEIATVLRSNGIDTEVLDLRSRKNETVSSYQLVVVGSGIMAGSWSKESLRFLDKNRDEMKGRKIALFACCGDVEFKKEQAAEWKRKYVTEVGTKYGIEPISTALFGGVMDFEQYGFLVKAIMKNARKTIEERGADPSKPYDFRKWDEIREWAASLV